The following coding sequences lie in one Macaca thibetana thibetana isolate TM-01 chromosome 18, ASM2454274v1, whole genome shotgun sequence genomic window:
- the LOC126941503 gene encoding elongin-A3-like, with amino-acid sequence MAAGSTTLHAVEKLQVRLATKTDPKKLEKYLQKLSALPMTADILAETGIRKTVKRLRKHQHVGDFARDLAARWKKLVLVDPNTGPDAQDPEESASRKRYGEALQDQEKAWGFPENGTVPRSPPDSPEHRRTAHRTPPGLQRPHRRSPSREHRAQRKRPRRAPADSGPHGAPPLHTAPLPTPEGPEPAVPGKQPGRGHAHAAAQGGPPLGQGCQGQPQGEALVSHSKGHKSSRWASAQKLPPVQESQSERLQVAGADSAGPKTVPSHAFSELWDPSEAWMQANYDLLSAFEAMTSQEKPEALSAPTFQEEAAFTGHRVNAKIQVYSGSRPACQPQVLTLRQQCIRGLRHNPDALGDVGGVPYSVLEPLPEGWTPDQLYRREKYNHALAGDTDELWRIHCLQDFKEEKPQEHESWRELYLRLRDSREQRLRAVTTKIRSARENKPIPRQTKMICFNSGAKTPYDASRRQEKSAGAADPEEGEIKPAPKAAGSSHVPSSRGGVGGGDRGGGGLVGGGGSSNERPAPAAKTRKPAAKKVAPLMAKAIRDYKRRFSRR; translated from the exons ATGGCGGCAGGGTCCACTACGCTGCACGCAGTGGAGAAGCTGCAGGTGCGTCTGGCCACTAAGACGGACCCGAAAAAGCTagagaaatatttgcagaaaCTCTCCGCCTTGCCCATGACGGCAGACATCCTGGCGGAGACTGGAATCAGAAAGACGGTGAAGCGCCTGCGGAAGCACCAGCACGTGGGCGACTTTGCCAGAGACTTAGCGGCCCGGTGGAAGAAGCTGGTGCTTGTGGACCCAAACACCGGGCCTGATGCACAGGACCCCGAGGAGAGCGCTTCCCGAAAGCGCTATGGGGAGGCTCTTCAGGACCAGGAAAAGGCCTGGGGCTTCCCAGAGAACGGGACGGTCCCCAGGAGCCCACCTGACAGTCCTGAGCACAGACGGACAGCACACAGAACACCTCCGGGGCTCCAGAGACCTCACCGAAGGTCTCCCAGTCGCGAGCACAGAGCCCAGAGAAAGCGCCCCAGAAGGGCCCCAGCTGATTCAGGCCCCCATGGGGCCCCTCCATTGCACACCGCTCCCCTCCCGACGCCCGAGGGCCCTGAGCCGGCTGTGCCCGGGAAGCAACCCGGAAGAGGCCACGCTCACGCCGCCGCTCAGGGCGGGCCTCCGCTGGGTCAGGGCTGCCAGGGCCAACCCCAGGGGGAAGCGCTTGTGAGCCACAGCAAGGGGCACAAATCGTCCCGCTGGGCTTCCGCGCAGAAATTGCCTCCTGTCCAGGAAAGCCAGTCAGAGAGGCTGCAGGTGGCCGGCGCTGATTCTGCGGGGCCGAAAACGGTGCCCAGCCATGCCTTCTCAGAGCTCTGGGACCCCTCAGAGGCCTGGATGCAGGCCAACTACGATCTACTTTCCGCTTTTGAGGCCATGACCTCCCAGGAAAAGCCAGAAGCACTCTCCGCACCAACGTTCCAGGAGGAAGCCGCCTTCACTGGACACAGAGTGAATGCTAAGATACAGGTGTACTCGGGCTCCAGGCCTGCCTGCCAGCCCCAGGTGCTGACGCTGCGCCAGCAGTGCATCCGGGGGCTTAGACACAATCCGGACGCCCTCGGCGACGTGGGAGGGGTCCCCTACTCGGTTCTTGAACCCCTTCCGGAAGGGTGGACGCCTGATCAGCTGTATCGCAGAGAGAAATACAATCACGCACTCGCTGGGGACACAGATGAATTATGGAGGATTCATTGTCTCCAGGACTTCAAGGAAGAAAAGCCACAGGAGCACGAGTCTTGGCGGGAGCTGTATCTGCGGCTTCGGGACTCCCGAGAGCAGCGGCTGCGAGCAGTCACCACGAAAATCCGATCTGCACGTGAAAACAAACCCATCCCCCGACAGACAAAGATGATCTGTTTCAACTCTGGGGCCAAGACGCCTTATGATGCTTCAAGGAGGCAAGAGAAGTCTGCAGGAGCCGCTGACCCCGAAGAGGGAGAGATCAAGCCAGCCCCCAAAGCCGCGGGCAGCAGCCACGTTCCCTCCAGCCGGGGCGGCGTGGGCGGTGGCGATAGGGGCGGTGGCGGCCTGGTGGGCGGCGGGG GCAGCAGCAATGAGCGCCCGGCGCCCGCCGCCAAAACCCGGAAACCGGCTGCCAAGAAAGTGGCCCCGCTGATGGCCAAGGCAATTCGAGACTACAAGAGGAGATTCTCCCGAAGATAA